The following nucleotide sequence is from Aedes aegypti strain LVP_AGWG chromosome 3, AaegL5.0 Primary Assembly, whole genome shotgun sequence.
atacagactcaagtcaaaaaactatacaaacttactttatcgatcctacgtgttaagcaggcggaattctacacgtaccgctctgtaccaactcaacttttcacttttagaacgtttgatttccggatttacaaaacgacgaaagtaacattttcaactttcgcaacctaaccactactttcgctgccccgctgtatggagagacaaagtgacttaaccacgaatcaatacaaaacactacttgagccgattttacactggtagaaaaacgtcgaaagtaactgaatgaaacggcttatcattttcttataattatttttgtgggaaataatagaaactacctagtttttgaacgtgagctgaatgtatgcaaaatttgagcgaagtacacggcaaaaaatgtttaaaaaatgattcattttaaaacagttttagaagatagattgtgatttttcctaattaattttctcaaaaccgtataaaagttacttacgtcgatttatttatttcttacaTCTTCAACTAGTGTTGCACAGATATTTACTTAAGCTAGATATTTAATTCTATGCTTATACGCAGACTTACTCAAATTGAAATCAAAGACGTCACATGTTTCGTTGAACAAACGGCAGCACATGGCCCATGGCTCGTTGTATCCATAGTTGGTGCGATGAGCTGGTTGCCACAGAAGACAGTAGTTGCGAAGGGGtctaaaaaagaaaataatttcaaaaagtattagttttggagcatctcaaatatcatccaaaataacctatttttcgacactatggggcaagtgtgccacccatatggggcaagacggccaccgaatgaacatcgcatgttaTTCTActagtaatgaaattttctttatttcctttTGATATTACCTaaaaagcagacgctaatcgataatttaaaaaataattttaagtttaccgtaataaggtgGTGTTTTGTAACAAGGTTTAAAACATGCGTAACTCTCTATTACtcattcgaataactaaaatgcttatttttgtctccattcaatacaatataagtagaacccttatattacggcgaatatgtataatattgcACTGGATCAGCACtgaataacggtaaaatattgatgtagatatgtaaaacggtaccgaataagccgaaaaacatgttattattgactgttttgagataaaatcactttggggggcaaacatgtcagttattccactactatacttcagaaaccactacCGGTGCCTCATtttagtttattattatgattttgttgatgatgttcacaTTTTTATAATCTTCACtaataagtatacatttcatccaaactggatttcggatgtaaaactaaatacttttttcgttcaaatgccacaataacttacacatttgaatagtttcacgatgtacagtacgttagaaaaatctgttaataatttaccttttaccatgctatttagtaacaacgaaatcttataaaaatccactcaaatttgatTGTCTTtgcaaaagtcgatgtaaatacgtgaaaaatagagcaattttaatcatattttgatcattgtatagTTAACTATaaaggaacatattgttaagctcaagaagaaaatatatattgcagtttttataaaaagcaggggtggcacacttgcccctatggcacacttgccccaaagtccgcaaCTGCTGCACCTTTGGAAAGAGTACGAAGGAAAATCTCAAGTAAAAGAAAGATTTTGGATAAGTCAATTAacatttacattcaaaaaagttgaaatttagcgtgacataatttgtgtaccatctctTGAGACCTGATTAAATACTAAAACACAGCGGGCCGCCTAATTATTGAGTGGTGCGGCCCGTGTCTTTTCTTTCTTTTCAGATTTCTTTACCGCCAAGTTTCAAGGAATCGTTCCTCAGAATGCCAATTATGATGTACCAATAGGCAGAGCAGAGGGCCACATCCGTTAATTATGTAAAAGTATGTTCAAAGCGGAGCAGGAACCCGAATAGAGAACAATGCTGGTAGTTGAAAAACGTTTGGCATGATGGTGGAACTAAAAGGTAATTGCTAAATATACTCAATATAACATCATTTAGGGTGATAACAGGTCTTTTTTCATGAATATCTGTTGATCAAACGTCTTCAAGTTTTTCGCACTAATACCCTTAAGCCGGAAGGATCAACCTCTCATTCATGAGTAGTCGAGGCCTTTAAATTCTTTTGTTTGaaatgctcattcacaaattttataacaCTTTCGCGGTCGGTGGGTATACTCACGATATTACGactaatacaaaatttatagaaTATTAATACacaaagcgttacgagggggtgggtgtcagaaatggtcattttgagcgttatgaaatatgttaatAAATCCCGTGTAAACATATTGCTTAATGAAATGACAACGTAGGTAGTCTATACTCCGGAGAATCATTTGTCACTAGATTCAAAGAAAAACTGACTGTGAATGTTGAGCTTCGTAGCTCTTAGCAAATCCGTAGGCACCTACATATAACGTAATAAGATAAAACActgaaaatggtttaaaacattCTCAAACATTCTGTCTTTATTTGTTTAAAAGATTTTGTAATTTCCCTATTATATTTACACATATTTCAGTTATACTGATGTCATTTAGTATAATTTGCTTTTTTTGCGTGCTTCGCTGTCTCTTTAATTACAAAACAAACCTTTTTGGTAGTAATCTACCTCAAAATCATAGCTTGAGTATCTGCAACTGCAATCCAACGTTTCACTTTTTGAACAAATTCTGCATAAGTTCTCCGCATCTGGCAGAAATTTTCAGATCAGCTTTCGGATCGCCACGCGTATCTCCTATATTAACTATTGCCACAGGTAGCCCCAGCTCTTTCGCTTGAAGCACGATCCGATAGCCGGAGAAAACGGTAAGACTAGAACCGAGCACCAAAACGCCATCCGACTCGATTATCATCCGCACAACTCGCTCGATTCGTGGCATCGGAACATTGTCACCGAAGAATACAATTTCCGGTTTCAGGGCACCTCCGCACTCCGGGCAGGgaggtattttgaagttttcTACGTACTCCTGAGGCAGCTCTACGTCTCCATCCGGCCGCATCACCGTTGACATGTCCTCCATGTGAGGATTCATCTGATCTAATATGTTTTGGAATTCGTGCCTAGGGATATGATAATCGCATCCTTTCCCCGTTTTGCCTACACAGATTACGTTATAACCACTGCCATGAAGCTCAACGACACTCATGGAGCCTGCCTTCGTGTGAAGCTTATCGACGTTCTGGGTCACAATACCCGATATGCGTTGTTCCCGTTCTAACCTCGCCAATGTGTAATGCGTCACGTTAGGAGCAATTGCGGAAAACCTAGGCCAGCCCACGTAGTTTCGCGCCCAATAGCGTTTGCGTACGGATTCAAACTTGATGAAATCTCCATGCTGAATCGGCTTATGATTGGACCGGGCGTACAGGCCAACACCTTCCGATCGGTAATCTGGTATACCTGTAACGAACATAAAGTTTATCTAGATTACTAAGCGACTGAGATTCCATGCTTGAAAAAGATACCGAACAGGAgccgaaaagagaccaaacaggagCAAAAATAATCCAAACTGGAACCAGGGGATAAGAGTACCTATTCATTGTGTTTTGGTTTTGGAATTACGAAAGTATTACTCGTACCATTACTAGTAACAGTTTATCTCAAGTTTTTTTTGCCTTAATTTCGTTAGAAGCTTGTTCAGACCTTTTGCCCTGAATACCTGaagcccgtggttgctacttcagtatcgccagatcagctgcacttacacaagaaacCAACAGGATGattgcttgggactaacagataccctcagtgtataaagTCCTGAGAGAAAACTCTGAAGTGAACTACTGGAGATTTTCTGCGAAgaacttctgtagaaatttttggGAAATCTGCTAGAGTAACTACTGGAGTAATTGGTGAAGATTTGGTGGTAAAATCTATGTAGTAAATCCTGGAAGTGTCTGGGAAAATTTTAACCTTCCAGTTGTCGCGTGGTTGACTACCGTCAGAaacaccacgctgctgttgtgatcgaaaagcgaggttttttcaccaatgttgtacaaaatacaacagcgcgacgactgaagtgttaagcaactaggattttttttaagcaggtgaaatcaactcacctgtaaacaaatctgaactgctacggcaaatgaatattacatgttgttaacaaaatgttaataaaatcctaaatttgttttaccaaattaggatgatagtgttgtctaataacacagaacacctatgTAACACAGAAcctgaatgtaatgtttggaataatactaagcAACTAAGATTAGTTgaatatttgagaaatttctgaaaaacaatCGCGTAATAATCTCTGAAGCAGTCTTTAGAACTGCTAGATTTTTACATCTGGATTCATCTGGTAGATGtgaaaaacggaaaaataagTGACTTTAGAGACACTTGAGACTTTCATTGACTTGGACATTAAGTCTCTGAAAAGGCTGAAAAGAGACATCAGATTATAATCTAATGCCCTCGACCCCTTGATGCTACATCTACCTAAATAACttgaaacttgattttttttacttcaatatgtcaaaacatgaTTCCTAATTATTTCTGCAAATTATTCACAGCTCATAAGcttgtgattcaaaatacaaaattttaagtttattggtggtggttggtccctagtgataaatcctacctccgttctggtcacgatcttcagattatcgtgattcgtcaacattctTATTGATAAAGTGGGGGGACAGGCTTGAAATGGGGTTTGAAAGAAAAGAatgtcagaacaggtatccaccggcgacgccaaacggaccaacgtaatgtggtgtaatctgggatttgtggattgaatactgatattttttgccaagcatcaatatgggtgacttCCGAGGATAGCGAAACGTAAGAGGGGTTATGGCAAGGTTGTGGGttaatccatcacattggggttgtgactctgtgtcttgtcaggaatagggtctgattggtatTGTAGTATGCAGTTCGTaattgatagacagactttgaggaaagaagttttgaacgtaaggcagcagcaccttggatcttggagggcgcaggtctggagagttgggcagctgtttatgctgggttacattacgtagaaagtggaatctgttttgcttcgcataaattatgggaagtatttgaaaatggtttcttgTTCAGATTGTGTAACGCTAGAAAGAATCTTTAGCTCGGCGTTATATTAGGAGGTTATTATAGTGCAGGGTCGAAGAGAGGATGaatatttgatcacttaaactttacgctgcaagatattcgtagtcgtttttcgttttttttttctgatgcaCAGGTATAAACAGGTACATATTTAGcctaaataataaacaatcataCGCGTatcacggagaacaaaatatagtgttcgtaatcatttttccggtcaatttaactatattttaaggttgatttggagataactaaaaatatagttgaattggcagtatattgttaaacataactataccatatagttcttaacaactatatttttgattgaatttacaaacgtcaaacgtcaaaatttaactatattttagttgacttaaagtgaattttattgagtttacaatattttgcaatgtttactcagcattttgttctgctttatcaacatCAACATCAACAActttatcgatctaaaaaaaaaacattgcaaaaatgaaaacaaagagcgagtcgacaaacttgatatgtgatctcctgcgtgagaggtggtcatcttagcagctacactattccttgcatgttagaagtaagtagatttgtgagcatgaTATGGAGTCTAGGGAGGTGAATGTTTCCGAATAGTGATaactatcaaaattataattgttagggcaacttcaccggtggtccaaatcCCGTGTTGGTTCCAAATTTTTGGACCACGCTCAAAATTGGAGCTTGCACCGGTGTTGCAAATaatgttccaattttattttataccagttttctggtctatttttttggaacaggctAGCTGCGTGTTCTATTTTTGGTCAGATTTGGACCAAGATTTGTGCTGTTCCAAAAATGGTTTGACaaatgtttgtttaccagtTCGAATGTTTCTCGCTGAAGCAGTCACAGTCtttaatggaccaatgcatgtgTTCACTATctaacgtttgagcggtgccgtgttatttacgggaccatggcaacgagtgaatacggcaccgctcaaacgtcgaaTTAGTGAaatcgtgcattggtccattcctACTCATTTGAGGTAAGTAAAAATAGGAACAATATTTAATTGCTGCtgtttttttacaatatttattCCCTTTCCCGCAATAGATCTGATTGGGGAATTCGTGTTCCGGGAGGACCAGCGAGGCGGCGGCAAGCGGTCACTCCACGGCTGTCTCCAATTGATGAGTTCAAGCTAGTGACTTTCGACCTGAAACGGATGCCTCTCGGAATGCGGTGTTCTTTTCGCTTTTTGGTGTACCTTAATTAAGAAAAAGGCCAACTGGTCGCACCTCCTGATCTTCAGCTGAATGGGTTCCTGAAAATCCGGCACTTTTCGAGTGCACTGAACGACCAGCATGAGGCTAATCATCAGCACGCTGCAAACGGAAATGGAATCTCTACCAAAATGGGCCAATCATTCAACGAAGAGTACATTCACAGCTGCCTGGCCATCGCGTCGCGGTGCATATTCGGAAACATTCCTCAACTTGTGTGTCGCCTTGAGACACTCCCGAGCAAGATCCAACTGCTGCAGATCATGATCAACGCCAACAAGACTGTGGAAGGCACATCTACATGCATTCAGTGCGCCCGCACCAAGGGGCGAGATTGCGCCAGAAGCACCACCGGGGACGTTCTCCATAAATTGCTCCGAAGATTGCCTCCATCAATTCTTCCGGGAAttagctccaggaattcctccggtgaattttaccaagaatccctccagggatttcgtccaaaaattcatccgaagatatcctccaagaatttcaccggggattttctcctaGAATTCCACCGGGGATTTCATTAAGCAATTTCTGTGGggtttttcttcagaaatttcttcggagatatttttagagaatttttccggagtttttctccaggaatttttctgggAATTTGCACAAAGAATGTCtcctgagatttcctccagggattcctccggagatttaaaagattcctccggggatattCCCAAGAACTCGGGGATTTttgtcaggaattcctcaggagatTTTCAGTAGCAGTTTCTCCcataatttcctccagaaactcctctgacCAAATGCTCCAGGAATTAATCCTGGAatacctctaggaattcctcagaggattttctccaggaattcctcaggggctttccaaaagcaattcctctgggaatttcgtccagaaatccctctggggatttagttctgaaattcttctggggatttcgtccagattCTCCGGatatttcattaagaaatttttcacgggattttctcaagaaattccttgggaaatttttcagagaatttctccggaatttTTCTGGGAATTGCACCAGGAGTTTCTCAGGAGATttactccagtaattcctccttggatttccttcagagattttttcaaagaaatccgtccaggaattcttccggggatttagcccaggaattctttcagtgatATAGGGACTTTTTCCGGGGGGTTTCTTTAGTCCTCTGGAGGGCTTTTAtattctggcgatttgctccaggaataaatccggagattttttttccaagatatcctccggggatttccaatagccattcctccagggatattaaGAAGTttttccgaggattttctctagaaatttcttcgtgttttttatcagaaattttatccggagatttacTCCAAAAATTCCCATGAGAattgaaccaggaatttcttcggaaatttactataggaatttcttcaggattttctccgggggtttcctctagaaattccgccagaaattcctccggggtttcctccggaaatttcaagaactttaccggggattttctctggtgatccctcaggggatttcgtccaagaattcttctggggaattcatccaaaaattcttct
It contains:
- the LOC5563967 gene encoding NAD-dependent protein deacylase Sirt4 is translated as MQLLKTPRWLFGARASFSSKSKFVPAHEPALESDLHRLEKFLEDKPHILVLTGAGISTESGIPDYRSEGVGLYARSNHKPIQHGDFIKFESVRKRYWARNYVGWPRFSAIAPNVTHYTLARLEREQRISGIVTQNVDKLHTKAGSMSVVELHGSGYNVICVGKTGKGCDYHIPRHEFQNILDQMNPHMEDMSTVMRPDGDVELPQEYVENFKIPPCPECGGALKPEIVFFGDNVPMPRIERVVRMIIESDGVLVLGSSLTVFSGYRIVLQAKELGLPVAIVNIGDTRGDPKADLKISARCGELMQNLFKK